Genomic DNA from Corticium candelabrum chromosome 5, ooCorCand1.1, whole genome shotgun sequence:
GTGTAGTTGCTTCTCCTCTCGACAATGGACTCGGTGTGTTGGCTGGCAGTCAAATGATTCTATTTGATTCAACATGCAGTCAACACGAAGCGACTGTCAATCTGGGTATGACATGATGACATAAAAGCAGTCTAGACCCTAGTGAATTAAGAAACTAAAGTAACTAATTTATTGTGTTGTACCGTTTGATATATCCTAAACAGATGAATACTGAAAGATggagaattaattaattaattaacctgcTGAACTAAATagaaaaagcaaacagactcACAGATAGATAACAGGCATAACAAGTCGATGTTTCAAGTGTGTCTTTACGCACTTATTTGCGCATACAAATCCAAGAGGGTTAATCAATTAAAATGTAACCGCTGACCAAACCCTTTAGGTTAACGTACACTAAACATAAGTGTTTCAGTAAGggattaaattttaattaattaattaacttgctCAGATTTGTAGGTATATGCAAATAGGCGGATAAAGACACACTTGACAACATTTACTGAAGATCAACTTGTTAAACTACGATACATtatctgtgagtctgtctgttgatatTTCAGACCATCTCAAACATTTAGAAGGTTTACTGTATAAATGTGTAGGGGTGCTCTAAACAGGCATACCGGTAATACAAATTCATCGGGCATTTACATGTGCATCTGTGGTAACCATGGCTTGTACGTATGTAGCAAGTGGGTATTTCAAATTGGCATCAGAAATAGAGGCAGAAATATGTATAGAAACACAATTATGATAGACTGCACTGATTTTCACATCATAAAACTGTCTTAGTTTTGGCATGTGACCCCAACCCAATGAGCACTTTATTAGATGGTGCAATAATATCAGTATTTGGTCCACTGCCCGCATAGCTCACACATACCGTAGTTATTGCACGCATATCGAAGTATGTTATTGGTTGCTCCCCCGGTTAGTGCATGCTCGCACTGTATAGAACTGATCgtgttattgatattgaaaCCTCAACACCTCCACAAACAAGCCAACAAGTTAAAGGAGAAATATTGTTTCAGCCAGTCAAATGCAGCGGACAAACGTTTGCCATCTCTGACTGAATGATGAAACTGTTGCCACCCATGAAAGCTGACTACATGACAGTCTTGAACGCTCATTGGGTTGGGGCCACGTGTTGGTAATGCTATGTCATAATGGCTGGATATACGTATGGATTAGACACTGACAGTACAGATATACAGCAAAGCCAACTATGTGCTATTGGGATGGTCTCACATGATGGCATTTACATGTATGATCCGTGCTATCAATATCTACAATTTTAATTCAGTAGGTTCCTCATCATTTAGTGTCCATCTGTGTACAAGTCTAGCTATAGTTGAAAAAACACTCTACATCAATCAGCTGATGTGCATTAAATGAATGatcttgtgtttgtgctttTGTAACATTTCCGTTGATTTATAGATAATTTTACATTAGACTTTGCAAACAGGaattaacttttaattaacatgattGTTTGCTCTCTCATAAAACAGATTTAGTTTTAGTACAGCTGGATGGTTTGTCATATATGGCATTGTTGCAGTAAGTTGTTTTGTGCCTTGAAAGGTGCTTACTGCGATTGCTTGGCATGGAGTGGAAATGGAAAATTTATTGCGCTTGTTGACAGGCGAGTTACACtaattgttattgttgcttTCACTTTACATTTTCTTACTTCACTTCTGTCAGGTCTGGAAAGCTTCACGTCTTTCATGTTCCATCTAAActgctgctgttttcccaAGTAAGCAGTTCATTGTGTACCACTCAACTGACACTGATAGTTCAACACTATTTTTATGCATCAGACAACTGAATGCATTAATTGATATGCTTTGTTTCAAATATTGATTATATGTATGACAACCAACTAGAAGGCCCATGATAACTGAAATACAGGGTAACATTATATGCACAAACAGCACCTCTGTTACCCAAAGAGGGTTACACTAGTGTGTCTGTGGGACGAATGGACTAACCAAGGGACAGATgaacaattggaatgcagtgcatgcactTATTGTTATCtgtggtgttaattagcatgccagtcaatgtgatgatgtcttttCATGCTTTCAAGACTCAGTGGTATCAAATAGCTATTGGATGTTGACAATCGCAAGTACCAGTCAATATGTCCAACCCCCTTCTCACGCTCTTCATTGGTTCTGACTAACTAGATCCGAgtgtttagcactttagtgctttttcgTTATTTCAGGAGCTGCAAGTTCAGCTGAAGGATCATGACGTGCCCTTGTTTGCAAATTTGCATTTTCACGAATGCAGTAGAACAGGTGTGTATTGAttttgatcacgtgatggTGTATTTACTTCTGTTCTTGCAAgtgttttatttaattaacaagtttATGCTCTTCAACAGACTTTAGTAcaatgtatctgtctgtggtTTCTAGATGAATTATTTAGATTACTGATTAGATTCATTGTATTGAGTATAATATTGTTTATTTGATTGTGGTAGTTCAGTAATTGTATCATGCAAAGTAAattgtttcaattttttcaTTTGACTTGTACAACGTAGGAAATGAAAAGTGTAGATAACAATGTAGAATTGGTAGAGTAGAATTAATTATGAGCACAACTCTAATCGGAATGCTATGCAAGTTTTGAGAACTAGCAGCCATCGTGACAGCAACATTAGATGAATGGCAGTAACTACAGTTGTTAAGGGAATAAACAAGTTATGTTTAGcgaatatttattatatggtAGGTAATGAATTATGTACACTGTGTTGTTTGCCTTCAGTTAGTTACATCTGAGGTACACGTGGCCATCTCCACTTTCTGTTGTACGCTATGACAGACCACAAGACTACATAGGTCTGAGATGgtgctaatgtaattttatgactgtgtttgtttgtgtgtgtgtgtgtgtgtgtgtgtgtgtgtggtgtgcgtgcgtgcgtgcttgtgtacatgtgtgcgtgcgtgtgtgcatgcatgcaaggtTATTACATTTGGAACAATATGATAGCCAGATAGACTCGTATTAAGATAAAGTAGCTTGATACTTAACACGGAACTGGTGATCAATGAGTGTGGTATGTATAATGTATCTTGGCTAAATCTGCAATTCAAATTACTAGTATTTCTATGAAATTTACTGTAAATTAGGAAGAAAAACTGTAGCAACTACAACAGATGCATCATTACATGGAAGTTTATTTTTAGTCAACACAACACTTTGTGTCTTTTGAAGCTGTTGTAATCACGGGTGTGTAGATGTCTCAACATTGATTGTGGTGACTGTTTCTGGTGCTGTCTTCTTGCTATGTAATGTTGATTTAAACCGACTTGATGAAGGTTTGATGGTTTTTATCAAAAATCAACTTTAGTTGTTAAAGTGACTTGCATTTGTAGCAATAATACAGAATAACCAGGCTTCAATACGTAAGGTAAGAAAGATGGATGTAATGTGTTACAGTTATGACTGGCTACATGGTTTGTTGGGGTTATTGATTTCTATATGAAGTGCAAAACATCGATTATTCAACAACTGGAACATTCTTGTCATTGTGATGAAAGCTTGCACATTTGTAGTGTTAGTGATTGAATGAACCACTTGctatttgtttcttgttaTTAATGCATTTATTAGACAGCAAAATAAAAATCATTTATTTGCTGAACTTGGCAGCATGTGagaatatatgtattttatatttgCTTTCCTGTTTTGCTTGTGTTGCTATAAATGCATGTTGTCACCACTTCTGGTATTCTGGAATGTGGGCGTTAGAAGAGTGGTAGAAGAGCTAGATCATGTGCAGTAGGAATCAGAAGAGCCAAGTAAAGAAACGTTTGGAAGCTAGAGAATCCAGAAGAGCTTGAGCACTTGTCGTAATATAGGGATAGCTATGAAAGTCACAACACTAGTGTTGTATAGTGCAACAAGCAAGGGAGAGTCAAATTGCTTCCTAATGTAATGCACTGAGATGGTTGGATATGTACTGAAAACAGTGTGTTCTAGATTCAGGAGAGCATTGTAATGAAAAAATCAGAATTGCTTTCAACATCAGAAGAACCAGCCTACTGTAGTGTTACCATCATGGATGAAACTGCAGGCGTTTCACTTGTTGCATTGGTAACACTACTAAGCTATTAAATCTTTGGAAAGTTAATGTACTGGATATGCCATATGTGTTTGTTGCAGGCAGATAGTGTGCCCTCATCAATCTTTGTGTTTTCAATGCAAAAAGACTACAGTTTTCAGCTGTTAAGAAGATCACAGGCACATGGTAATAGAGGTTACGAGTATGTTTATACAGGACAGATGCTAAGTATACTCAAGGTGTTCCTGTGCATGTACACTGGTTTATCCAGATAGTCAAGTCATCAGTTGTTAATGTTGTTAGCCTATTTTGAACAATGTACTAATACTTCTGGTTTCCGTACTTTATGCTTGTATGATGTCTTTGATGAAGAGGTTTTCATTGAATTTGCGTGTCTGTTATGTAAATAATGTAATATACGTTTGCCATTGTGTTATTCTTGTGAGTTTTTGCAGAGTGGCATGTGGTTGTTTGGTTAGTTGATGGCTTTTAATCACTATTTTGCTAATTATTGATAAGATTTATGCTATTGTTTTGAGAGGTTACCTTGTGCTCACAGGCAATTGCAAATTGATTAAATGCGATGTCACAAAGGATCATCAGTATCTTGTTGGTCTTACTGAGGAGGTGGGGCCGATGAACAAGAGACATTTTGTTGCTTTAGGTCAAGTGTTGGTTTTGCAGAAACATCTTGCTTTATTTGACTTCTTGACGTTGGTTTTGCTAAGAACTTTGAAGCAACATGAAGTGCAGAACTTTTGTGTTTTATCCTATGGTTTGGTAACCAATGGAGTTGCAAATGGGTAAGACAGTGTTGGtctacatacagacaaacagataaaattgttttattctctcccaaaccgTAAATGTAGCAATCGCAAAAATGAAAGCATCCTAAGCATtaataaatgacagacaaactgtcaGACTTGGAAATAGATGAAATTTTTATGTTGATTTTACTCTATTTGTCAACTGATGATTGTAGTACATGCAACAGTTCATGAGTCtgatttgtctttttgtttgcttttgttagGACATTATCAGCACCAGTAGTAGCGCTGCTCACTTCTTCCAATGGCTTCAAGGTGGTGACAACGTATTAAATCTTCTTTTGTGTtgaaacatatatatatatatcactgCATGTTGATGATCTACACAACTACACATCCAATATAGAGTTTATGTACTAGGGCAGAATCCatgcagttaattaaaattagcaGAACAATGCACTCTGTATATAACATGTACAAAATCTTTCTACTATTTTAACACATGAAGCTGTAATAGAAGTCACtctttacttgtctgtctttgtcacTTGATATACCCGTAGAGAGGATCATCTACCACTAGTCTTGCTGCTCTCTGCAAATTAATGTTGGGTAGCTTAACTAGCTGTACTAGTTGAACTATATATTCGCATGATGGTTGACTTtgactgttgtttgtgtaatgtttTTAGCCATCGAAACTGCTCATATGCAGATTGCCCAGTTTGGCAACTGAACTGGCTGTTAATGTATCAACTAGAGCAACTCTTCCAACAGTCTTGAGTGAATCGGTATGAAATCATTTGGAATTCCAGTCAGTGACTGTGCACATGAAGACTATTTTCTAGAGTGTTCTTTATTTCATGGAAAGTTATGGAGTCAGTGGTGACAGCCAGTACTATTTTAATGTTTTATGGATAAACTCTGAGGTGACAGTTTGACAATGTTTTCACAGATCACCCAAGCTTGTCGTACGTTCTGTGTGGGAACAATCTCCACAAAAGAGGTACTcagtatttgtttatgtatctCGTTGTCTATAGTTTGAAAATGACATGGAAAATTGCTCACATGACAAAGAATGAGGGAACCGTTCTTTTCTTGCTTGATCACATTTTTACATAAACAATGTCCATAAACGTCTCACTTCAGTATTAGGTACAGTATAACCAGTGacctcgattatccggacaaaTTCTGTGTCCCCCGACTTTTTGCGTTCCTGGATAAAGAAACTACTATAACATTTCACTTTCGTACTAATACATTGTAGGTACAGCATGTCACAAATGAGCGAATACATAACAGAGAATgtaataatctaataaattggcagctgttgatgactcttctagtCACATGAATGTACATGtagtaagtgtggaaacagaaTGTGAGAGTGTGGTCTTACAGTGGAGGAatattagttgatatttatcaactttaaTTATCCGGACactcgattatccggacttctAACCTGTCTCTGGAGAAGCCCGGATAatcgaggttgtactgtaatACCACATTCACTTTGGTAAGAATGCCATTCAATGGCCATATTTTGAAATTACGGTTTTAGTCGGCTTGGTTAGACATGGGAATAGACTGTAAGCATATGTTGCTTATTAGCTTGGAAAGAAGTTGTTAATTGAGCGAGAGGGAAAATATTATGTATTAAACAGGCTGCCGGTATACTCAAAACTCTAACTTTTTCTTGCTTGGGTTGGTCTAAGGAGGTGGTACTTATGCAGCCTTGTACTTCCATGTTCACAGTTGTAAAAGGAATGGTGTTATCAACAATCTTTAGCTGTAGAGTGATTTGATATTTTCACTATTCTTAGGTTTCAACATTTGTTGGAACATAATGAATTTGAGAAAGCAGATAGATTAGCGATGAGTCATGGcttggacagacaagtaggctGTATCTTTCCTCTTATTTTATCGAAACTGtgttttaagttaattatgtTTAATCTTGTTTACAGCTTATACAAAAGTGTAAGGTCACACATTTGCTAGATAAAGTTTGTCAGAGAGACTCTCTGGATGTTCCTTCTATTGATGCTTTTATTGCTTCTGTAACTAAGGCACTGAGTCTAATAAAGGTTTGCATGTTTTGAATAGAATGTAAAGGACACTCTGGGTTCAAGTTGTAAGCATTCTGTCTGATAGGatgatgactttgttgtttcgTATTGTACTGATGCGCCAGTTCCTAATATTCAACTGTTGTCAAAGTTGTTGCTCATTGCAGAAAAACGACTGAAAACTGTATGTTGTGGTTCTGGCTGTCTCTTGATGCTTTGATTTGTTTTAGTCATTAAATCATTTGTACATTGTTGCTCTCATGCACTGTCCGGTCTGTTTTATTACCCGTCTGCTAACTCACTTGTCTCATCAGAGTTTTGCtgcttttgttgttattgtctgctattgttttcttttattcttgtttgtttggctgtttgtttggcaGTTGATCTACACTCATCTGACTTCTATATACATTATATAGGCACAATCTGGATCTCACTCATCAAGTCAGCAACATCATGTGGTACAGCTAGAACAGGTAATGCATCTAAATCTGTGGTCAGATGTTTGAATTTATGCACACAGTCAACATGTACGTTGGCCTTCTACAGGTTCTTTCTTCTATCAAAAAGCTAACAACTTATCATCAAGTATCAAGTGCAAAATTTGAGTTAGTAatggttttgttgtgtagtgctattattaatattttatctTTTAGGTATTCAGTGTGGCGTACATTTCAGGCACGACGTGTATTGGATGTAATCACTGATTACATTCAAAAGGGAGACTTCGCAGTTGTCTCTGTTATCTGGCGAAGACACACAGTAACAAATTGTTTATagatttgtttgttatttcaCATCTTGTCATTGTGTTAATTGTAGGGAGAATTGATGAAACAACTGACTATAGATGCGCTGCACAGAATTCTTGATTCGTTTCCCACAGAATTACATCTGTTGTCTTGCTTGCCATTTATTGAGCATGAGATGTTGCCTTTGGTCACTATGGTTTTGCCAAGATGCAAGGCATGTGTTTTCTTGGTGCTCAGTGTATGCAGGTTGGATTTATGGAATGTATGCAGGTTGTACTAGCTGCTTGGATAGAGACTGTTGTTGAAATGTTGGAAGTCTGTGACAAGGTATTTTTCTATacatacttgtgtgtgtgtgtgtgtgtgtgtgtgtgtgtgtgtgtgtgtgtgtgtgtgtgtgtgtgtgtgtgtgtggctgtagCATGACATTAGCTactggggtccaggtgagacttcgggtgttCACACTACAGTTGGCTTcgtgctcctgtgagtacatggcccagctccaggagattgctagcgcAGTTCCAGAGTTCTCCTGAGTAGCACAGGAGCCCGGCTGTTAGCttgggggagggggagggcgTAACCAGTATCTGGCAGCTACTCCTAAcgtttagttttagttgtgtgtgtgtgtgtgtgtgtgtgtgtgtgtgtgtgtgtgtgtgtgtgtgtgtgtgtgcgtgcgtgtgtgtgtgtgtgtgtgagtgtgagtgtagGTGGGTGTTGTCTCTTCATGTTACTTGATGATTTATTGATGGAGATACTCTTACTTAACACTGAATGAAGAATAACTTGTGATGATGGTAATATGTATTTGAGGTtcgtgcacgcgtgcacacacacacacacacacacacacacacacaccaagagctcgatagattgccatataggaccacgtctctttctgttgtgcaacccgGATTAAAAGCCTTGCTATAGGCTCAGCAAGTAATTACCTGTAactctgttaattaatcaatttactAAAGCATCATATACAGGTATAATGGCAATTCGATGACAGGAATCTGTGGGCATGAAGTACCAATCTGTACACACGTATTTATCTCGTGCTAATTTCCAGATACTGAGAACAATTGAGGCTTTTGCAATGTTGACGCAATCTTACCCACAGCATGCTTAGATTTCTTTGTTGCTCTTATTAGTTGCCATTGTAATGACTTGGAATAAAAGTCAGATTCATTGGAACACAAGGAATTGAGAGGCAGACTGGgttaattgaaatttgaaatgcaaAATGTGTTAGCTTGTATCCATGAAGGGCAAGCTTTTTGGTCAATGGTTTGTAAATAATCTTTACTGGTGTACTGTAGTAAACATGGAAGATTGTTACTGTATTCTTGTTATTATGAGACAATTGGTGATATGGTTTGTTCTAGAAATATTGGCCTGACAATGGGTTGCAGTTGATCGAGGTATTCTTGCCTTATATTGACATACCAACTCGTCAAAGCTGGCAGACTTTAGGACAATATGCAGATCAGGTTTGTCATTGTATTGTATGCCTGTCTTGTTGTGCAGCATTGTCTAAATTGATTTATCCAAATGTTAGATATGTTTGTCATCAGTCTGCTCTGCAAGTTTATCGGTCGGCTTATTTTCTCTAAATAGTTACGTCTTTGTTACTTGTGCTATGTTGTTGCAGGATATCGATTCTGTTAACTCGTTGCATAGACTGTCCAGACATCTGCAGGAATTGTCTTACCTGTTGAAGACATTTTCTTTACAATTGACATTGTCACAAATGAAGCAGGTAAGAGTACAAGCTGCCATATAATTGATAAACTGACAATTGTGTCTGTTCACATTTCATTGTGAATTTGCTAGTTTGGTAAACAAACGTTTTGTTTTTCATGTAGGAAACTGCCAATAGCATTGCTTTTCGGCTCATTGATCGAGCAGTTGTATCAGGAGTTGTGTCTCCCCTGATGGAGAAACAAGCTTTGCAGTACATAAAGGACAAAAGCCTTGACCAAGATGACGTACTGCTCAACTACATTAAGGTATGTACAAGCAACTGCAGTCTGTGATCACATCATTAAAAAAGTCTCTTGTTTTAGAGTTTATTCATAACTGGATATGTGTCATTTAATGCAAGTCGGATGTGGGAACAGAAGGCTGTTGCAGCCTTGGCGTACATTCGTAGTGCCAAGGTAGAAGTTGAATGTTGACTCTGTGGCTGTATCAGGATTTGCTAAGAGCCTGTTGTTTATATTACTATAGGTGAAGAATTTGGCTGTCACTGAGATTGTACGAATGGCTTCTGTTCCCATCAGTGCTGCCATTAGGGATCTTGTAGCTGAAATGTTGAAATCTTCTACATATGTAGCTGGGTATTGTAATTTAATGGACAGCATATGTACTAAAACAAGGGTGTCTTGACAGGCACTGTTGACCAGATGTAGTTGTTAAGTATATGTAGCAGCATGGTAATCTCTTGGGCTATGGTAATTGAACTTCTTTATGAACAGGCAGATGGAACTAAGACTGACATTTCTTTCACAAATTCAGAAGTTAGTTGACAAATGTAATGAAGAACTTAAATGTAGCTAAAAATTTGAATATGAGAATTTACCTttgataaaaattttaatacCAGATAATTTATCCAGAAAGATGAAGAGACTTGCACATTAGCTAAAATGGAAGAATATTTTGCAATTGCTTTTTGTAGCCATGCATATGTGTCAACCAATCAGTTTTGGCAGTctgctagacaaacagacagattcattgaCATGTACGTAGTTGACAGACATATGCAAATACAGACTGCTAGATGGACCAACATAGTATTGAAAACACAAAGTGACAATTGATGATGACTCAAGGAAATTTTTGCTAGTGGTTGCAGTTGAAAGTGTGGTATCTCGCTTACCTTGTTTACCTGTATTTGCCAGTGATGAGTTGAAGCAGTTTTGGAATGTGCTTGAAGTGAAAGAAGTGTTGAATAAAAACAATGTGATTGGGTGTTCACTCTTCAGCACTTTGTCTCTCAAGGTTTACCTTTGACAAGCTAGACTATTGACTCTGTAGTGACCTTTGGATATGATATGAATAGCTTGCTATTCGTCGTATTTTGCACACAAGATCTTTTATGGCTTTGCAAGATGCACTCAAAGTACAGTTGCTTGGTGTGTAAGACTACAGATGAGCGTTTCAATGATAGTTATTTTGAATTATAGATTGTGTCTGTACTTCCAACATTGTCAGAGTTTGAGGTGTATGTGCAGTACCTGTATGGTCTTCTTATGGATGGCCAGGTGGTTGCAAGTGACTCATAGGTAAAGATTTAAGTAAACTTGTTATTTTCAGGTAAACGAATCCATGACGTGTTTGAATACAATGGATAAAAAACAGGCTTGTTCTGTTGCGATGAATGTGCTGAGTCGACTCATGGCCGTCATTCACTATCCTCTAGTTCGTGAATTGGTAAGtgtaattttgttttattgtaaatGTTTTGAAGAAAGTATGAGCACAACCAGTTGTACATATTGTAACTACGAGCAATGACGACAGGCTGTAGGGAAGGAGCAATAATTATAGAAGGAAATTCACATGGTACTAAGAGGGTCTGCTTTGAGTGAAAACCAAAGTAAGCGATGATTAGCAGGAGTTCTTTGAAATAGTAGATGATGAGAGCAAATCTAAGGAAATTCAGCAGCAGATTGATGGTTGAAGGAACAACATTTTCTAGAAGTGAATTGCAACATTGTATTAGACTAATCTATGTTGATGGCCCAAGCACATTCAACTACAACAGACAAAATTGTTAAGACCATCTGAAAAACAGAATTTGGTGCGATTTGAAGGCTTTCCTGTCGTCTTTAgacattttgttacatttGCTAACTTGCCGTGCGATTGATTTAAGAAGTGTTTCTTTTCATCTAGTATTGTTGTGGAAAAGTAAGATAGCTTTTGTAAATGTGGTAATCTTTTTTTGGTAATGAGATCATCTGGTGCAACTTACTACACAGCAGTAGTGCTAGTTTGAACTAGCAAAAATTGATGAATCTTTTTTGGACAGAATGACGCTGAGCATCATCAGCAAGTTGTACAGGTGGCTAAGGTCTTATTGTCTTTCTTAATGAAAGCAGATGATAGCCCTAGTCACTGGCAAGAAAGGTATCAGTTTGCAACAGCAATAGGAAGCCTGCAGGTAAACAAAACATGTATAGATTATGGATTCAGCTTATTCAGATCTAATTGTTATTCACACAGTTGGAGTTTGAAAGCTATATGTCTCGTGATGACTATGAAAATGATATTGTGTGCAATAAGCTGCTGGATCAACATGTTCAAGCTGTTTTTAGCAATGCCATGTTACAGGTACAACATATAATAATAGAGCTGATTACTATACACATGGATCAGTAACGATATAGTACTGGCCAGTCTATTAAGACTTTATCATAACTTGGGCATTTGATTGTGTTAATGTAGAGTGCTGACCAGCGTGACTGTAGAGAGACATTTTCTGTTCCATTTTCCATTTCTCGGTATGAtagtattttatttaaataaacgCCAGGAatttgttctgttgttgcatgctaacatgtttttgttgttggcATCTAGTCGTGCTTGTCTGTTACGTATTCAGTCGTCTGAACTTAAACAGAAGTTGGCCAATAAGTTTTTGGAAAATCAGCTGTACAAATTGTCATTGGATTCGTGCAGGTACGTGGCACTTTCTATTTATCATTGAAGAATTGAGGGGATGATTCTTTGTTGGCTTGTTGCAAAGGCTGTTGGTCGAGGACATTCCTTACTGTTCTACAGCAACAAGAACTGTCTTGAATGTTG
This window encodes:
- the LOC134179636 gene encoding kinetochore-associated protein 1-like, producing the protein MWATVQVESGDGDETVTSSVSDNVSVRLNSVASIYAGEDSEGVTIWEGFPLCVVASPLDNGLGVLAGSQMILFDSTCSQHEATVNLGAYCDCLAWSGNGKFIALVDRSGKLHVFHVPSKLLLFSQELQVQLKDHDVPLFANLHFHECSRTDVSTLIVVTVSGAVFLLCNVDLNRLDEAIIQNNQASIRKIQESIVMKKSELLSTSEEPAYCSVTIMDETAGVSLVALADSVPSSIFVFSMQKDYSFQLLRRSQAHGNCKLIKCDVTKDHQYLVGLTEEKHLALFDFLTLVLLRTLKQHEVQNFCVLSYGLVTNGVANGTLSAPVVALLTSSNGFKPSKLLICRLPSLATELAVNVSTRATLPTVLSESSVLYFMESYGVSGDSQSPKLVVRSVWEQSPQKRFQHLLEHNEFEKADRLAMSHGLDRQLIQKCKVTHLLDKVCQRDSLDVPSIDAFIASVTKALSLIKDDDFVVSYCTDAPVPNIQLLSKLLLIAEKRLKTAQSGSHSSSQQHHVVQLEQVLSSIKKLTTYHQVSSAKFEYSVWRTFQARRVLDVITDYIQKGDFAVVSVIWRRHTGELMKQLTIDALHRILDSFPTELHLLSCLPFIEHEMLPLVTMVLPRCKVVLAAWIETVVEMLEVCDKKYWPDNGLQLIEVFLPYIDIPTRQSWQTLGQYADQICLSSVCSASLSDIDSVNSLHRLSRHLQELSYLLKTFSLQLTLSQMKQETANSIAFRLIDRAVVSGVVSPLMEKQALQYIKDKSLDQDDVLLNYIKSLFITGYVSFNASRMWEQKAVAALAYIRSAKVKNLAVTEIVRMASVPISAAIRDLVAEMLKSSTYVAGDELKQFWNVLEVKEVLNKNNVIGCSLFSTLSLKLAIRRILHTRSFMALQDALKIVSVLPTLSEFEVYVQYLYGLLMDGQVNESMTCLNTMDKKQACSVAMNVLSRLMAVIHYPLVRELNDAEHHQQVVQVAKVLLSFLMKADDSPSHWQERYQFATAIGSLQLEFESYMSRDDYENDIVCNKLLDQHVQAVFSNAMLQSADQRDCRETFSVPFSISRRACLLRIQSSELKQKLANKFLENQLYKLSLDSCRLLVEDIPYCSTATRTVLNVVQTLLANPSQKFDMSQLCATLKCCLISCQEDDIADVLETWKVADVIETLEKSSKKSEISSSQLLEGEFDDLEDFMFGSNFDGIETSADCSSAATTASKLCSCFWISHTQDIFPLEQTRLSSVSRRICKDGAATELSVVSMSSTAILAVSALETCGLFHQAFQAAFLVFGACTQYYLNNVTHGSNDKADSDEESDESESQQSAAVITAACARLTQLAKKVLDQMLSCVVFDHSESLGYLLCLPSAEVMKELSTHETLQTSALKRVPAIELDLSVIHGLANVAVQYAKSQACIKWCEFLQEHGVVDQSLVLSECSQQTILELLTKASANHPVISIRTIAHFCNDFDVDIQQAVQAAVAVLLERKDLNSEGLKLELLPAIELLNAGAVQLQLAISYDMICETDYDGISLLLSLLEELPAPTAAVSTIAKAKQLLNFVRCYSECSSQSVNQDSKKESTELLPFRRLMQNPWKVIAPRLLCDTFSSLQPIAKLLQVDSDRLYSRTIRNSVEKMLHDNKQPLGHQDFCNVSSLLLQIRNPRTALATGRWAAMQFETGPIKAVALEVCLKLARLWKDSCSETDKDEALKTTEKLDFYWRQIETRLLLRGARIPETVYDSFLYQPASLIIHLYEIPDTIKTEDVHDLADKIADIYTLNCNKIRLHLLEKWLGDAGKDKDDKHLVFRLVSLMKGIANPEALAHMASCKEVQGNPHLLAKHVVVLRTLYASTAVENFKQFMDQSVEELRDHVRDMLYCQDLLSIVQSPSAFKASSKLALVKNIWKSHANSGDGIKLLSGLCLDFGIGDVLLWREIFRKLLDYGMIDYLKSLLQTMTSHLSQSEQFILTDAWQSAVMMELDTDGVTLEASTQLLQFLQSSPYLDTDHLISTSRRLEEMDLTAEALSCLLMSPVLQSQANALVSRHKEAIVNRLQAHSYTQLPMIQQIQGLLCSDVEQ